In Sporosarcina luteola, a single window of DNA contains:
- a CDS encoding peptide ABC transporter substrate-binding protein, with protein sequence MKKWLSFLMVAMLALVLAACTANKEAGKEPEKPAENTKTEDGKEEGKKEDEAAGEKILLMNNGEEPTSFDPSIGFNAVSWSALNNIMEGLTRLDKDHKAVEATAEKIDVSDDGLTYTFTIRDGAKWSNGDPVVAGDFVFAWKHMLNPETASPAAFLAYFIEGAEEYNTGEGSADDIAIEAKDEKTFVVKLTSPNEAFLNIITNPSFFPINEKVASADPTWHTEAATFVGNGPFKLSAWSHDVSFEFQKNEHYWDADAVKLDKVHWAMVNDTTTAYQMYQSNELDVTGVPSEIADQLKDSKELRIDDQAGLYFYRFNTSMEPFTNKKIRQAFAYAVDQEEIVNFVTKNGEKPAHGFVTYGFIGPDGKEFRETVGDLVSFNPEKAKQLLEEGMKEEGYTELPKVTLSYSTSESHQNIAIALQSKFKEVLGVDAELQNVESGVFLSEQKEFKYQMSRSSFLHDYADPVNALESFITGSSMNRTTWSNAEYDKLIADIKNETDENKRWELLKQADKLLMDEMPVFPLYFYNSTSLEKEGVSGILRHPVGYVDLKYADKN encoded by the coding sequence ATGAAGAAGTGGTTATCATTTTTGATGGTGGCAATGCTTGCACTTGTTCTTGCGGCATGTACTGCAAACAAGGAAGCGGGCAAGGAGCCTGAAAAACCGGCGGAAAATACGAAGACGGAAGATGGAAAAGAAGAAGGCAAGAAGGAAGATGAGGCTGCCGGCGAGAAGATTCTCCTCATGAATAACGGCGAAGAGCCGACATCGTTCGATCCATCCATCGGGTTCAACGCAGTGTCCTGGAGTGCACTGAACAATATCATGGAAGGTCTGACACGTCTTGATAAGGACCATAAAGCGGTCGAAGCGACAGCTGAAAAAATCGATGTCTCCGATGACGGATTGACGTATACATTCACAATCCGTGATGGCGCAAAATGGTCGAACGGGGATCCGGTCGTAGCTGGCGATTTCGTATTCGCTTGGAAACATATGCTGAATCCGGAAACAGCTTCACCAGCGGCATTCCTAGCATACTTCATCGAAGGAGCGGAAGAGTACAATACTGGGGAAGGTTCTGCTGATGACATCGCAATCGAAGCGAAGGACGAAAAGACGTTCGTCGTCAAATTGACGTCACCGAACGAAGCATTTTTGAATATTATCACAAACCCAAGCTTCTTCCCGATCAACGAAAAGGTGGCTTCAGCCGATCCGACTTGGCATACGGAAGCTGCAACTTTCGTAGGGAACGGACCATTTAAATTGTCCGCATGGAGCCACGATGTAAGCTTCGAATTTCAAAAGAACGAACATTATTGGGATGCTGACGCAGTCAAGTTGGATAAAGTCCACTGGGCAATGGTCAATGACACGACGACAGCTTATCAAATGTATCAATCCAATGAGTTGGACGTGACGGGCGTACCGTCTGAAATTGCGGATCAATTAAAGGACAGCAAAGAACTTCGCATCGATGACCAAGCAGGCTTGTATTTCTACCGCTTCAACACGTCAATGGAGCCATTTACGAATAAAAAGATCCGCCAAGCATTCGCTTATGCGGTTGATCAAGAGGAAATCGTCAATTTTGTAACAAAAAATGGCGAGAAGCCGGCACATGGCTTCGTCACTTACGGCTTCATCGGGCCGGACGGTAAAGAATTCCGTGAAACAGTAGGCGACCTCGTCTCCTTCAATCCGGAAAAAGCGAAACAGCTTTTAGAAGAAGGAATGAAAGAGGAAGGCTATACGGAGCTTCCGAAAGTGACACTCTCTTATTCAACGAGCGAATCGCATCAGAACATCGCGATCGCCCTTCAATCCAAGTTCAAAGAAGTGCTCGGCGTTGACGCAGAGCTGCAAAACGTGGAAAGCGGAGTATTCCTTTCCGAGCAAAAAGAGTTCAAATATCAAATGTCCCGTTCCTCATTCCTGCATGACTATGCAGACCCTGTGAACGCGCTTGAAAGCTTTATCACCGGCTCTTCCATGAACCGTACAACATGGTCGAATGCTGAATATGATAAGCTCATTGCGGACATTAAAAATGAAACGGACGAAAACAAACGTTGGGAGTTGTTGAAACAGGCTGATAAGCTTCTCATGGATGAAATGCCTGTATTCCCACTATATTTCTACAACTCGACATCACTTGAAAAAGAAGGCGTTTCCGGCATTCTGCGCCACCCTGTCGGCTATGTCGACTTGAAATACGCAGATAAGAACTAA
- a CDS encoding ABC transporter ATP-binding protein — protein MLSVQDLHVSFKTFGGEVQALRGVSFDLYKGETLAIVGESGCGKSVTANTIMGLIPKPAGRIKNGKVLFKGKDLTKLDKSEMRKVQGVDISMIFQDPMTALNPTLKIGEQLTEGLRTHQKVSKAEALQKAINLLEVVGIPNPDERMKQYPHQFSGGMRQRIVIAIALICEPELLIADEPTTALDVTIQAQILELFEEIQERTGVSIILITHDLGVVAKIADRIAVMYAGKVIEIGDKREVFYTPQHPYTKGLLASVPRLDLKEEELQPIEGTPPDLFSPPIGCPFTARCPFAMEVCERIYPATTGLSETHAVDCWLQDDRARKYLND, from the coding sequence ATGCTCTCCGTTCAGGATCTGCATGTATCTTTTAAGACGTTCGGGGGTGAAGTACAAGCTCTGCGCGGCGTTTCGTTCGATCTGTATAAAGGGGAGACTCTTGCCATCGTCGGGGAGTCGGGCTGTGGAAAAAGCGTCACCGCGAATACGATCATGGGACTCATTCCAAAACCTGCGGGACGCATTAAAAATGGAAAAGTCCTATTTAAAGGGAAAGATTTGACGAAGCTCGATAAATCCGAGATGAGAAAGGTGCAAGGGGTCGACATTTCGATGATCTTCCAAGATCCGATGACCGCCTTGAACCCGACACTTAAAATCGGCGAGCAGTTGACGGAAGGGTTGCGGACCCATCAAAAAGTGAGTAAAGCCGAGGCACTTCAAAAAGCGATCAACTTGCTGGAAGTGGTCGGTATCCCAAATCCCGATGAACGAATGAAACAATATCCCCATCAGTTTTCCGGAGGGATGCGTCAGCGGATTGTCATTGCAATCGCTCTGATCTGTGAGCCTGAACTGCTAATAGCAGATGAGCCGACAACTGCACTGGACGTCACAATCCAAGCACAGATTCTAGAACTCTTTGAAGAGATTCAGGAACGTACGGGCGTCTCAATCATTCTCATCACGCACGATTTGGGGGTTGTGGCGAAAATCGCAGATCGGATTGCGGTCATGTACGCAGGGAAAGTGATTGAAATCGGCGATAAGCGCGAAGTGTTCTATACACCGCAACATCCTTACACAAAAGGGCTTCTCGCTTCTGTGCCGAGGCTCGACTTGAAGGAAGAGGAACTTCAGCCGATCGAAGGGACCCCGCCGGATCTATTTTCTCCGCCGATCGGTTGTCCGTTCACGGCGAGATGCCCGTTCGCCATGGAAGTATGTGAACGCATCTATCCCGCAACGACCGGCTTATCTGAGACCCACGCGGTGGATTGTTGGCTGCAGGATGACAGGGCAAGAAAGTATTTAAATGATTAG
- a CDS encoding ABC transporter permease, whose product MVSHQQKVQVPDEWFKPIGKDAEKAESVVRPSLSYWKDAWRRLRKNKLAMGGLVFLIILTLFAIFAPILSPHNIETTQYANQNLAPSSKHWFGTDDKGWDVFTRTWHGARVSLFVGVAAALIDFFIGIIYGGISGYKGGRTDTVMMRIIEILYGLPHLLVVILLMVIMGPSLTTIIVALTITGWVGMARIVRGQVLQIKNYEFVTASKSFGARTPRIIRKNLLPNTMGPIIVQMTLTVPSAIFAEAFLSFIGLGIQAPVASWGVMANDALPVILSGHWWRLFFPAFFISMTMFAFNVLGDGMQDALDPKLRG is encoded by the coding sequence ATGGTAAGTCATCAGCAAAAAGTTCAAGTCCCGGATGAATGGTTCAAACCAATAGGGAAAGATGCGGAGAAAGCGGAATCAGTCGTACGTCCATCACTTTCCTATTGGAAGGATGCCTGGCGCAGATTGCGGAAGAACAAATTGGCGATGGGTGGGCTAGTATTCTTAATTATTCTGACATTGTTCGCAATTTTTGCTCCGATTCTATCACCACATAATATAGAAACAACGCAATATGCAAACCAGAACTTGGCGCCATCTTCGAAACATTGGTTCGGAACGGACGACAAAGGATGGGACGTCTTCACGAGAACTTGGCATGGCGCCCGCGTTTCACTGTTCGTCGGTGTTGCCGCCGCTTTGATCGACTTTTTCATCGGCATCATCTACGGCGGAATTAGCGGTTATAAAGGCGGAAGGACGGACACCGTCATGATGAGGATCATTGAAATCCTTTATGGGCTTCCTCATCTGCTTGTCGTCATTCTGTTAATGGTCATCATGGGTCCAAGCCTGACGACGATCATCGTTGCGCTGACGATCACCGGATGGGTCGGAATGGCCCGTATTGTCAGGGGGCAGGTGCTGCAAATCAAAAACTATGAATTTGTTACTGCCTCGAAATCTTTCGGAGCGAGAACACCTAGAATTATTCGGAAGAACTTGCTTCCCAATACAATGGGACCAATCATTGTCCAAATGACATTGACTGTGCCAAGCGCCATTTTCGCGGAAGCCTTCTTAAGCTTCATCGGGCTAGGCATCCAGGCGCCTGTTGCGAGCTGGGGGGTTATGGCGAATGACGCATTGCCTGTCATCTTATCAGGACATTGGTGGAGATTGTTCTTCCCAGCGTTCTTCATTTCAATGACAATGTTTGCATTTAACGTCCTCGGAGACGGTATGCAAGATGCACTTGATCCGAAACTGAGGGGGTGA
- a CDS encoding ABC transporter permease → MAIYIVKRFFMMIATILIIATLTFFLMHSIPGSPFDEERTSNPTIQANLEKFYKLDQPTHVQYVHYLKSIATFDFGPSIKKPNESVNKLLARGFPISFELGMVTILVAVISGITLGTFAALRHNGIIDYAAMAFAVIGISVPNFVLATVLIQQVAVNWNLLPPATWSSPLHMILPTLALATGPTAIIARLTRSSMLEVLTQDYMKMARAKGLSPMRIVLRHALRNALMPIVTIMGTMLAGILTGTFVIEKIFAIPGMGKYFVESINNRDYPVIMGSTVFYSAFLVFMLFLVDIVYGFLDPRIKLHRKEGDA, encoded by the coding sequence GTGGCAATTTACATAGTTAAGAGATTCTTCATGATGATTGCGACAATCCTCATCATCGCGACACTGACATTTTTCTTAATGCATTCGATACCAGGCTCGCCGTTCGACGAAGAGCGGACATCGAATCCGACAATCCAGGCGAATCTGGAGAAATTCTATAAGCTAGATCAACCGACACATGTGCAATACGTGCACTACTTAAAGTCAATTGCGACGTTCGATTTTGGACCTTCCATTAAAAAACCGAACGAGTCTGTGAATAAATTACTTGCCAGAGGCTTTCCGATTTCATTCGAGCTTGGGATGGTGACGATTCTCGTCGCTGTCATATCGGGGATTACATTAGGGACATTCGCTGCTTTGCGACATAATGGCATCATCGATTATGCGGCGATGGCATTCGCTGTTATCGGGATATCCGTCCCTAACTTCGTATTGGCGACGGTGTTGATCCAGCAAGTGGCGGTCAACTGGAATCTACTCCCGCCTGCTACGTGGAGCAGCCCTCTCCATATGATTTTGCCGACATTGGCGCTTGCCACAGGTCCGACGGCAATCATTGCACGTCTGACAAGGTCGAGCATGTTGGAAGTCTTGACGCAGGATTATATGAAAATGGCGAGGGCGAAAGGATTATCGCCGATGCGCATCGTCCTTCGGCACGCATTGCGCAATGCACTTATGCCGATCGTCACAATCATGGGGACGATGCTTGCGGGAATTTTGACGGGAACATTCGTCATCGAAAAGATTTTCGCGATACCGGGCATGGGAAAATACTTCGTCGAGAGCATCAATAACCGGGACTACCCAGTCATCATGGGTTCGACCGTATTCTATAGCGCGTTCCTCGTATTCATGTTGTTTTTAGTAGATATCGTCTATGGATTCCTTGATCCGCGCATTAAACTTCACCGAAAGGAAGGTGATGCGTGA
- a CDS encoding M55 family metallopeptidase, with protein MKIYVSVDMEGITGLPDYTFVDSARHNYERARRIMTEEANAIIRAAIGQGAEQVLVNDSHSQMNNLLLEELHPDADLITGGMKAFSMVQALDESFDGAIFAGYHARAGQPGVMSHSMTFGVRNMHINDVAIGELGLNAYVAGHYGVPVIMVAGDDRACMEAQALIPGIVTAAVKQSISRSAVKTLHPTKAHALLEEKTAEAITKRLAIKPLVPPANPVLRIEFTNYGQAEWAALMPGCEIEPDTTIVKFEAKDILEAYRAMLVMVELAMQTKFC; from the coding sequence ATGAAGATTTACGTATCAGTTGATATGGAAGGGATCACAGGGCTGCCTGATTACACATTTGTCGATTCTGCCAGACATAATTATGAACGTGCGCGGCGTATTATGACAGAGGAAGCAAACGCTATCATACGAGCGGCGATCGGACAAGGAGCTGAACAAGTCCTTGTGAATGATAGCCATTCCCAAATGAACAATCTGCTTTTGGAGGAGTTACATCCTGACGCAGATTTGATAACCGGTGGTATGAAAGCGTTTTCTATGGTGCAGGCACTGGATGAGTCATTTGACGGTGCTATCTTTGCCGGATATCACGCAAGGGCAGGTCAGCCAGGTGTCATGAGCCATTCAATGACCTTTGGCGTCAGGAATATGCATATCAATGACGTGGCCATCGGCGAGCTTGGCTTAAACGCATATGTAGCGGGTCATTACGGAGTTCCTGTCATCATGGTCGCCGGGGATGATCGTGCATGTATGGAAGCGCAAGCCTTGATTCCTGGGATTGTGACCGCCGCTGTCAAGCAGTCGATTTCCCGTTCCGCTGTCAAGACGTTGCATCCGACAAAGGCGCATGCATTACTCGAGGAAAAGACTGCAGAAGCGATTACTAAACGTTTAGCAATCAAACCGCTCGTACCTCCGGCAAACCCGGTTTTACGAATTGAATTCACGAACTATGGTCAAGCGGAATGGGCCGCGCTCATGCCGGGGTGTGAAATCGAGCCGGATACAACCATCGTGAAATTTGAAGCGAAAGATATTCTCGAAGCGTACCGGGCAATGCTCGTGATGGTCGAGTTGGCAATGCAAACAAAGTTCTGCTAA
- the opp4A gene encoding oligopeptide ABC transporter substrate-binding protein, producing the protein MAKKQFMLLASLLLVLSVFLAACTGKEKEGAGDKEPAKDPEKKTEETKTEDPVEEDPNAGLDFPFEVTNKAEPMADGELTWAMVTDTPFEGTLSRVFYSGTFDAQVIEKFDEALLSSDGDYLITNDGAATYEISEDNKTITLTIKDGVKWHDGEPVKASDLLYSYQLLGHPDYTGDRYDFMIENVVGMPDYNAGKTTEISGIEVSEDEKQISFTFTEATPSLLSGFWSYATPRHHVGDVMTGEITIEELEASDKIRVNPIGFGPYKVEKIIPGESVLYVRNDDYWRGKPNLKSMVLKVVSSASILEALKKGDADIASIPVDQYLNAKEIDNIELLADIDYAYTYIGFKLGKWDPEKKTNVTDPNAKMANKLVRQAMWYAMDNETVGKELYHGLRFPATSLIIPVFASFHDADLETPSYDPEKAKALLDEAGYVDTNNDGFRENDKGEEFVLNFASMSGGETAEPIAQWYMQNWADVGIKVQLLDGRLHEFNSFYDMVKADDPKIDIYQGAWGTGSDPDPSGLYGRDAAFNYSRFTNEKNDELLAAGTSEKAFDSDYRKDIYKQWQALMAEEVPVAPTVYRYYLMGVNKRVVNYSIDPGTDLYLYDLGVSE; encoded by the coding sequence ATGGCAAAGAAGCAGTTTATGCTACTTGCGAGTCTGTTGCTTGTTCTCAGCGTATTTTTAGCTGCATGTACTGGCAAAGAAAAAGAAGGCGCTGGTGATAAAGAACCGGCAAAAGATCCAGAAAAGAAAACAGAGGAAACAAAAACGGAAGACCCAGTGGAAGAAGATCCAAACGCTGGCCTTGATTTCCCGTTCGAAGTAACGAACAAGGCTGAGCCAATGGCAGACGGCGAATTGACATGGGCTATGGTAACAGACACTCCGTTTGAAGGTACGCTTAGCCGTGTGTTCTACTCAGGGACATTTGACGCTCAAGTTATCGAGAAATTCGATGAGGCTCTACTATCTTCAGATGGTGACTACTTGATCACTAATGACGGTGCAGCTACTTACGAAATTTCAGAAGACAATAAAACAATCACGTTAACAATCAAAGACGGGGTAAAATGGCATGACGGCGAGCCGGTAAAAGCAAGTGACCTTCTTTACTCTTACCAATTGCTTGGTCACCCTGATTACACAGGAGACCGTTACGATTTCATGATTGAAAACGTTGTTGGTATGCCGGATTACAATGCAGGAAAAACAACAGAAATCTCTGGTATCGAAGTTTCAGAGGATGAGAAGCAAATTTCATTCACATTCACAGAAGCAACACCATCCCTATTGTCTGGTTTTTGGTCATATGCAACACCTAGGCACCACGTAGGGGATGTCATGACTGGCGAAATTACAATCGAAGAACTTGAAGCTTCCGATAAAATCCGTGTGAACCCAATCGGCTTCGGTCCTTACAAAGTTGAAAAAATCATCCCAGGTGAATCTGTCCTATACGTCCGCAATGATGACTACTGGAGAGGTAAACCTAATCTTAAATCAATGGTCTTGAAAGTTGTAAGCTCCGCTTCTATCCTTGAAGCACTTAAGAAAGGCGATGCTGATATTGCTTCAATCCCAGTTGATCAATATCTAAATGCAAAAGAAATCGACAATATCGAGCTTCTTGCGGATATTGACTATGCATACACATATATCGGGTTCAAACTTGGTAAATGGGATCCTGAAAAGAAAACAAACGTAACAGATCCAAATGCTAAAATGGCTAACAAACTTGTTCGTCAAGCTATGTGGTATGCAATGGACAACGAAACAGTCGGTAAAGAACTTTACCACGGTCTTCGTTTCCCTGCAACATCATTGATCATTCCTGTATTCGCAAGCTTCCATGATGCGGACCTTGAAACACCATCTTATGATCCTGAAAAAGCGAAAGCGCTTCTTGACGAAGCTGGTTACGTTGATACAAATAACGATGGATTCCGCGAAAATGACAAAGGTGAGGAATTCGTTCTTAACTTCGCTTCTATGTCCGGCGGAGAAACTGCTGAGCCGATTGCACAGTGGTATATGCAAAACTGGGCTGACGTAGGCATTAAAGTACAACTTCTTGACGGACGTCTACACGAGTTCAACTCGTTCTACGATATGGTTAAAGCTGACGATCCGAAAATCGACATCTACCAAGGAGCATGGGGAACTGGTTCTGACCCAGATCCATCTGGCCTATACGGTAGAGATGCTGCATTCAACTACAGCCGTTTCACAAACGAGAAGAACGATGAGCTTCTTGCAGCAGGTACTTCTGAGAAGGCATTTGACTCCGATTACCGTAAAGACATCTACAAACAATGGCAAGCGCTTATGGCTGAAGAAGTTCCGGTTGCCCCAACTGTATACCGTTACTACCTAATGGGCGTTAACAAGCGCGTTGTTAACTACTCAATCGACCCAGGCACTGATCTATACTTGTATGATTTGGGTGTAAGTGAATAA
- a CDS encoding ABC transporter permease, which produces MTNPVIDEKKLIAQEKLNNPSLLRTIWREIMHDKMALGSLILFTIIVLSAYISPLFVDQTALTRVNFFNVWKPPSLDNWVGTDDGGRDVFGQLMIGTRNSLTIGVAVTLIAGLIGLTYGLISGFYGGGVDNVMMRILEFLMVLPTLMFIIVFVTIVPNYNVFTFILIMSAFFWFGKARLIRSRALQERELDYINASKTLGTPSWKIMFFEMFPNLSSLVIVNMTLSLAGNIGIETGLTFLGFGLPAGTPSLGTLISFARNPDIIKNKWWVWLPAALLILVMMLCINYIGQAVKRASDARQRLA; this is translated from the coding sequence ATGACAAATCCAGTCATAGATGAAAAAAAATTGATTGCTCAAGAAAAACTAAATAATCCATCGCTTTTGCGTACGATTTGGCGTGAAATAATGCACGATAAAATGGCATTAGGCTCATTAATTTTGTTTACAATCATCGTATTATCGGCTTACATTTCGCCATTATTCGTTGACCAAACAGCATTGACGCGAGTGAACTTCTTTAACGTCTGGAAGCCGCCTTCCTTAGATAATTGGGTAGGGACAGATGACGGAGGACGGGACGTGTTTGGCCAGTTGATGATCGGGACACGGAACTCGCTTACAATCGGAGTTGCAGTCACACTCATTGCCGGGTTGATTGGCTTGACATACGGCTTGATCTCCGGATTTTACGGAGGTGGCGTGGATAATGTCATGATGCGTATCCTGGAATTCTTGATGGTATTGCCAACATTGATGTTCATCATCGTATTTGTAACAATTGTTCCAAACTATAATGTTTTCACATTCATTCTGATTATGAGTGCTTTCTTCTGGTTCGGAAAAGCAAGGCTTATCCGCTCCAGGGCTTTACAGGAACGGGAGCTTGATTATATCAATGCTTCCAAGACATTAGGAACTCCAAGTTGGAAGATCATGTTTTTCGAAATGTTCCCTAACTTGAGTTCACTCGTCATAGTTAATATGACACTTTCGCTTGCTGGGAATATCGGGATAGAGACAGGGCTGACTTTCTTAGGATTCGGCCTGCCCGCTGGAACTCCTTCACTTGGAACGTTGATTTCGTTCGCAAGGAATCCCGATATTATAAAGAACAAGTGGTGGGTTTGGTTACCTGCAGCATTACTGATCTTAGTAATGATGCTGTGTATAAATTACATCGGGCAAGCGGTGAAACGCGCGTCTGATGCAAGGCAAAGATTGGCCTAA
- the opp4B gene encoding oligopeptide ABC transporter permease gives MLKFILRRALFMIPQLILLSLIIFMLSKAMPGDAVTGAFMSNPNVSPEQVEKIREKLGLNDPWYEQYGRWIGNAVQGDFGQSYVHKQPVTSLLAGRVENTVLLSLFTGIVIYLLAIPLGIVAGRWTDTWADKMIVTYNYFAFATPLFIFALLMLFLFSFILGWFPIGGSGNIRIDPGSWEYIVDRAKHLFLPVMSGALIGTFGTIQYLRNDIIDQKIKDYVKTARSKGVPEGKVYTRHILRNSLLPIAAFLGYEITGLISGSIFIESIYSYPGLGQLFLQSIAQRDFTVVTALVMVSGTAVIIGTLLSDIILSIVDPRIRIE, from the coding sequence ATGTTGAAATTCATTTTACGAAGAGCATTGTTCATGATTCCGCAGCTCATCCTCCTCAGTCTCATCATCTTCATGCTTTCAAAAGCGATGCCGGGTGATGCGGTAACGGGAGCGTTCATGTCAAATCCTAACGTTTCACCGGAGCAGGTAGAGAAGATCCGTGAAAAATTAGGGCTGAACGATCCATGGTACGAACAATATGGGCGGTGGATTGGAAACGCGGTACAAGGTGATTTCGGACAGTCATATGTCCATAAACAGCCTGTAACATCATTATTGGCAGGCAGGGTCGAAAACACAGTACTCCTATCATTATTTACGGGTATTGTCATCTATCTGTTAGCCATACCGCTAGGAATTGTAGCGGGAAGATGGACAGATACATGGGCGGATAAAATGATCGTAACCTATAACTATTTTGCTTTTGCGACACCCCTATTCATTTTCGCCTTATTGATGCTTTTCCTTTTCTCTTTCATATTAGGATGGTTCCCGATTGGAGGAAGCGGAAATATACGGATAGATCCAGGAAGCTGGGAATATATCGTCGACAGAGCCAAGCATTTATTCTTGCCGGTTATGTCAGGTGCTTTAATCGGTACATTCGGAACGATCCAATATTTACGGAATGACATTATTGACCAGAAGATCAAGGATTATGTAAAGACTGCCCGTTCTAAAGGCGTCCCTGAGGGCAAGGTGTACACTCGCCATATCTTGCGGAATTCCCTATTGCCGATTGCGGCTTTTCTCGGGTATGAAATCACAGGTCTAATCTCCGGTTCAATATTCATTGAATCCATTTACAGTTATCCCGGTCTCGGACAACTTTTCCTTCAATCCATTGCGCAACGAGATTTCACTGTCGTTACGGCACTCGTCATGGTTTCTGGTACTGCCGTAATCATAGGGACTTTGCTATCGGATATTATCCTCAGCATTGTCGATCCTCGTATACGTATTGAATAG
- a CDS encoding ABC transporter ATP-binding protein, with product MSLLTVNDLKVHYPIRGGFFRKVVDHVRAVDGISFELQPGETYGLVGESGCGKTTSGRALIGLNKATSGEMLFEGKDLAKLSRAERRNYTKDIQMIFQDPYSSLNGRKNVLNIIAEPLRNFERLSPKEELLRVQELVARVGLSPESIYKYPHQFSGGQRQRIGIARALALNPKLIIADEPVSALDVSVQAQVLNFMQEIQEEFNLTYLFISHDLGIIQHMCDRIGIMYRGRFVEEGTASDIYNNPQHVYTKRLIAAIPEMNPEKRFEKMHLRQAINQEYQTEYNNYFDKDGRMFDLKRVSDTHSVAML from the coding sequence ATGTCGCTACTAACAGTTAATGATTTGAAAGTACATTACCCGATTCGGGGCGGTTTTTTCCGTAAAGTAGTAGATCATGTCAGAGCCGTCGATGGCATCAGCTTCGAATTGCAGCCGGGCGAAACTTACGGACTAGTTGGAGAGTCGGGATGCGGCAAGACGACTTCCGGACGTGCGCTTATCGGCTTGAATAAAGCGACTAGTGGGGAAATGTTGTTTGAAGGAAAGGACCTTGCTAAACTAAGCAGGGCCGAAAGACGCAATTACACGAAAGATATTCAGATGATTTTCCAGGATCCGTATTCTTCATTGAACGGCCGGAAAAATGTATTGAATATCATTGCGGAGCCTCTCCGTAACTTTGAGAGACTATCTCCGAAGGAAGAGTTGCTGAGAGTACAAGAGTTGGTGGCACGTGTTGGTTTAAGCCCTGAATCGATCTATAAATACCCTCACCAATTCTCAGGCGGTCAAAGGCAAAGAATCGGGATCGCGCGTGCACTCGCATTAAATCCGAAATTGATCATTGCGGATGAGCCGGTTTCCGCGTTGGACGTATCCGTTCAGGCACAAGTATTGAACTTCATGCAGGAAATCCAAGAGGAGTTCAACTTGACGTATCTATTTATCTCGCATGACTTAGGGATCATCCAGCATATGTGCGACCGGATTGGCATTATGTATCGAGGTCGTTTCGTAGAGGAAGGAACGGCATCCGATATCTACAACAACCCACAGCACGTCTATACAAAACGGTTGATTGCAGCGATTCCAGAAATGAATCCAGAAAAACGTTTCGAGAAGATGCATTTACGTCAGGCAATCAATCAGGAATACCAAACTGAATATAATAACTACTTCGACAAAGATGGGCGGATGTTCGACTTGAAGAGAGTCTCGGATACGCATTCCGTCGCCATGCTATAA